Proteins encoded together in one Ipomoea triloba cultivar NCNSP0323 chromosome 4, ASM357664v1 window:
- the LOC116014934 gene encoding uncharacterized protein LOC116014934 isoform X1 — protein MEKVQQQHWWKLRWSYRNATILVSLFNLIAALFLLQSFFFSASPSTKSNSVERYIRESEEIRRAMMPVNLIKRQVKEIENEAYIEVEPLEHNKDVKQGAAVDLITRMNNIRSYSEASGMKALEEWRKRKMERARKRELGKDGTTI, from the exons atggaaaaggtACAGCAGCAGCACTGGTGGAAGTTAAGGTGGTCGTACAGAAATGCCACCATCTTGGTCTCTTTGTTCAACCTCATCGCCGCACTTTTCTTGCTTCAAAGCTTCTTCTTTTCTGCTTCCCCTTCCACCAAATCCAATTCAG TTGAAAGGTATATAAGGGAATCTGAAGAGATTCGCCGTGCAATGATGCCTGTGAATCTAATTAAAAGA CAGGTGAAGGAAATTGAAAATGAAGCATACATTGAAGTAGAGCCTCTTGAACATAATAAGGATGTGAAGCAGGGTGCTGCAGTAGACCTGATAACTAGGATGAACAATATTCGATCTTATTCTGAGGCTAGTGGCATGAAAG CTCTTGAAGAATGGCGTAAGCGGAAGATGGAACGGGCCAGAAAGCGGGAACTTGGGAAGGATGGAACCACCATCTAA
- the LOC116014934 gene encoding uncharacterized protein LOC116014934 isoform X2 — translation MEKVQQQHWWKLRWSYRNATILVSLFNLIAALFLLQSFFFSASPSTKSNSVERYIRESEEIRRAMMPVNLIKRVKEIENEAYIEVEPLEHNKDVKQGAAVDLITRMNNIRSYSEASGMKALEEWRKRKMERARKRELGKDGTTI, via the exons atggaaaaggtACAGCAGCAGCACTGGTGGAAGTTAAGGTGGTCGTACAGAAATGCCACCATCTTGGTCTCTTTGTTCAACCTCATCGCCGCACTTTTCTTGCTTCAAAGCTTCTTCTTTTCTGCTTCCCCTTCCACCAAATCCAATTCAG TTGAAAGGTATATAAGGGAATCTGAAGAGATTCGCCGTGCAATGATGCCTGTGAATCTAATTAAAAGA GTGAAGGAAATTGAAAATGAAGCATACATTGAAGTAGAGCCTCTTGAACATAATAAGGATGTGAAGCAGGGTGCTGCAGTAGACCTGATAACTAGGATGAACAATATTCGATCTTATTCTGAGGCTAGTGGCATGAAAG CTCTTGAAGAATGGCGTAAGCGGAAGATGGAACGGGCCAGAAAGCGGGAACTTGGGAAGGATGGAACCACCATCTAA
- the LOC116014933 gene encoding histone-lysine N-methyltransferase family member SUVH9 has protein sequence MASLVPFQDLDLQLGPSTFTVAGNCSSSGAGSSGMIVPKIEPKLEPLDEFAQADLQTPASFSNPSPTSNSGFSLAPPRQSEGGYGLSFPGDDNVYSEFHRISEMFRTAFAKRMQRYGDVEVVEDPDSRAIVPVNNEGQLSTVVIARRKYQQRSSELVRVTDLSPEDQRYFRDVVRRTRMLYDSIRVLAPLEDERNQQFGHFKKTRGDLKAAQLMRERGLWLNRDKRIVGSIPGVYVGDLFFFRMELCVVGLHGQVQAGIDFVSASHSSNGEPIATSVIVSGGYEDDMDSGDVIIYTGHGGQDKNSRQCVSQKLEGGNLALERSMYYGVEVRVIRGFKYEGSASGKVYVYDGLYRIVDCWADVGKSGFGVFKYKLVRIEDQPEMGSAVLKFAETLRTRPLEARPTGYVSLDISRKKENVPVFLYNDIDTDQEPAYYDYLVKTIFPPHVFQYMGASAGCDCVNGCFGNCFCAIRNGGEFAYDHNGILLRGKPLVLECGPHCRCPATCRNRVSQKGVRKRFEVFRSRETGWGVRSLDLIQAGSFICEYAGIVLTKEQEEIFKMNGDSLIYPSRFSERWAEWGDLSQIYPEYVRPSYPSIPPLDFAMDVSRMRNLACYMSHSSSPNVLVQLVLYDHNYACFPRLMLFAMENIPPLQELSIDYGVADDLGKLAICN, from the coding sequence ATGGCTTCTCTCGTCCCATTTCAAGACCTCGATCTCCAGCTGGGCCCATCGACGTTCACCGTCGCCGGTAACTGTTCCAGCTCCGGTGCCGGCTCATCTGGTATGATAGTGCCGAAGATCGAACCGAAGCTTGAACCGCTCGATGAATTTGCCCAAGCAGATCTCCAAACCCCTGCTTCATTTTCAAACCCTAGTCCCACGTCCAATTCGGGTTTCAGTCTCGCTCCTCCTCGGCAATCTGAGGGTGGATATGGCTTGAGCTTCCCTGGCGATGACAATGTTTACTCGGAATTCCATCGGATTTCGGAGATGTTTCGCACCGCGTTCGCGAAGAGAATGCAGCGGTATGGCGATGTGGAGGTCGTGGAGGACCCGGATTCGAGAGCTATCGTGCCTGTGAACAACGAGGGGCAGCTTTCTACTGTGGTGATTGCGAGGAGGAAGTATCAGCAGCGTTCGTCGGAGCTGGTGAGAGTCACCGATCTTAGCCCCGAGGATCAGAGGTATTTCCGGGATGTTGTTCGCAGGACCCGGATGCTTTACGATTCTATTCGGGTCCTCGCGCCCTTAGAGGATGAGAGGAACCAGCAATTTGGGCATTTTAAAAAGACCAGAGGGGATTTGAAGGCCGCACAGCTTATGAGGGAGAGGGGACTCTGGCTGAACCGTGATAAGCGCATTGTGGGCTCCATTCCTGGGGTGTACGTTGGGGACTTGTTCTTTTTCCGAATGGAATTGTGTGTGGTTGGATTGCACGGGCAGGTTCAGGCTGGAATTGACTTTGTTTCTGCCAGCCATAGCTCGAACGGGGAGCCTATTGCTACTAGTGTTATAGTCTCCGGAGGATACGAGGATGATATGGATTCAGGGGATGTGATAATCTATACCGGGCACGGTGGGCAGGACAAGAACTCGCGCCAATGTGTTAGCCAGAAGCTTGAAGGTGGGAATTTGGCATTGGAGAGGAGCATGTATTATGGAGTTGAGGTAAGAGTAATCCGTGGCTTTAAATATGAAGGTAGTGCTAGTGGGAAAGTCTATGTTTATGATGGCTTATATAGAATTGTAGACTGTTGGGCTGATGTAGGCAAGTCTGGTTTTGGAGTGTTTAAGTATAAACTCGTAAGGATTGAGGATCAACCAGAAATGGGAAGTGCGGTTTTAAAGTTTGCAGAGACCCTCAGGACCCGGCCATTGGAGGCCAGACCGACGGGATATGTCAGTCTTGATATATCAAGGAAGAAAGAGAATGTGCCAGTGTTTTTATATAATGACATAGATACAGACCAAGAACCTGCTTATTATGATTATCTGGTGAAGACTATATTTCCGCCACATGTCTTCCAGTATATGGGAGCTTCTGCTGGCTGTGATTGTGTCAATGGATGTTTTGGCAATTGTTTCTGTGCAATTAGAAATGGTGGTGAATTTGCATATGACCACAATGGTATCCTGTTGAGGGGAAAACCACTGGTTCTTGAATGTGGCCCACATTGTCGTTGTCCTGCTACTTGTCGGAATCGAGTGAGTCAAAAGGGTGTGAGGAAAAGATTTGAAGTTTTCCGGTCAAGGGAGACAGGTTGGGGAGTTAGGTCACTGGACCTGATTCAAGCCGGTTCTTTTATTTGTGAATATGCAGGTATTGTCCTCACAAAGGAGCAAgaagaaattttcaaaatgaatgGTGATAGCTTAATTTATCCTAGTCGTTTTTCAGAGAGGTGGGCAGAGTGGGGAGATTTGTCTCAAATATATCCAGAGTATGTACGCCCATCATATCCTTCAATTCCTCCTTTGGATTTTGCAATGGATGTATCCCGAATGAGGAATCTAGCCTGTTACATGAGCCATAGTTCTAGTCCCAATGTTCTTGTGCAGCTTGTGCTCTATGATCACAATTATGCCTGTTTTCCTCGCCTTATGCTCTTTGCCATGGAGAATATACCTCCCTTACAGGAACTTAGCATTGACTATGGGGTAGCTGATGACTTGGGGAAGCTTGCCATCTGTAACTGA
- the LOC116015093 gene encoding chalcone synthase B-like: MKIENGQLQAWRAERAKILAIGTATPSHWVDQTDYPDFYFRVTNSEHLLDLKQKFSRICSRTMIKKRHMLLTEEILKENPNLCTFGEPSLNIRQDILVSEIPKLGKEAALKAIEEWGQPKSKITHLIFCTRSGVDMPGADYQLIKLLGLSPSTQRFMLYQQGCFAGGTVLRLAKDIAENNRGSRILAVCAESSAVGFRGPSADHIDNLVAQALFGDGAAAMIIGSDPNLRGESPIFEIFSANQTFVSNGDYHLALHLRESGLSFHGSKALPSTIAKNAESCLIRAFEGLGISDWNSLFWILHPGGNAIVDQVESVLGLEPNKLRATRDVLRDYGNLSSACVIFILDEVRKQSIRDGLKTTGDGLDFGVLLSFGPGLTIETVVLHSVPT, from the exons ATGAAGATTGAGAATGGGCAGCTGCAAGCTTGGAGGGCTGAAAGGGCAAAAATATTGGCCATTGGGACAGCCACCCCCTCTCATTGGGTTGATCAGACCGACTACCCAGATTTCTACTTTCGAGTTACAAACAGTGAACATTTGCTAGATCTCAAGCAAAAGTTTAGCCGCATTT GCAGCAGAACTATGATCAAGAAAAGACACATGTTATTGACAGAGGAAATCTTGAAGGAGAATCCAAATCTATGTACATTTGGAGAACCTTCACTGAACATTAGGCAAGACATCCTGGTATCTGAAATACCCAAACTGGGCAAAGAGGCAGCCCTCAAGGCCATAGAGGAATGGGGGCAACCCAAGTCCAAAATCACCCATCTAATCTTCTGCACAAGAAGCGGCGTAGACATGCCCGGAGCAGACTACCAGCTCATCAAGCTTTTGGGCCTCAGTCCATCAACACAGCGCTTCATGTTGTACCAACAAGGCTGTTTCGCCGGCGGCACCGTGCTCCGCCTCGCCAAGGACATCGCCGAGAACAACCGGGGATCGCGCATCCTCGCCGTGTGCGCCGAGAGCTCCGCCGTCGGGTTTCGCGGCCCCAGCGCCGATCACATCGATAACCTCGTCGCGCAGGCGCTGTTCGGCGACGGCGCCGCCGCGATGATAATCGGATCGGATCCAAATCTCAGAGGTGAATCGCCGATCTTCGAGATTTTCTCGGCGAATCAGACGTTTGTCTCCAATGGCGACTATCACCTCGCGCTTCACCTCCGCGAATCGGGGCTCTCTTTCCATGGATCCAAGGCGTTGCCTTCCACCATAGCTAAGAACGCTGAGAGTTGTCTGATTAGGGCTTTTGAGGGTTTGGGGATTTCGGATTGGAATTCGCTTTTCTGGATTCTTCACCCGGGCGGGAACGCGATTGTGGATCAAGTGGAGAGTGTATTGGGCCTTGAGCCCAATAAGTTACGGGCCACGAGGGATGTTCTGCGTGACTATGGGAACTTGTCGAGCGCGTGCGTGATATTCATTTTGGATGAAGTGAGAAAGCAGTCCATTAGAGATGGGCTTAAGACCACGGGTGATGGGCTTGACTTTGGAGTTCTTTTGTCTTTTGGGCCTGGGCTCACCATTGAGACTGTAGTTCTCCACAGTGTTCCCACTTGA